A stretch of Candidatus Omnitrophota bacterium DNA encodes these proteins:
- a CDS encoding PilZ domain-containing protein → MDENYRSNERRKFLRCNYEKDFSYNTVNLSKDKRFMSSLINAIGRNLSGSGMLFSTTEVPTLSSLLVLNLDYRTARVCEEIEKNALIINNRILGKVVRIEERSSGEYDVGIVFVTKSDRLPKDIQSLIN, encoded by the coding sequence ATGGACGAAAATTACAGAAGCAATGAACGAAGAAAATTTTTAAGATGCAATTACGAAAAAGATTTTAGCTACAACACTGTAAATTTGTCTAAAGACAAGAGATTTATGTCGTCGCTTATCAATGCCATCGGCCGCAACCTTAGCGGTTCAGGCATGCTTTTCAGCACCACCGAGGTACCCACGTTATCAAGCCTTTTAGTGCTAAACCTTGATTACCGCACCGCGAGAGTCTGCGAAGAAATAGAAAAGAATGCCCTTATAATTAATAACCGCATTCTTGGCAAGGTAGTAAGGATAGAAGAGAGATCGAGCGGCGAATACGATGTTGGAATAGTTTTTGTAACGAAGTCGGACCGTCTCCCCAAAGATATCCAAAGCCTTATTAATTAA